In Persicimonas caeni, a single window of DNA contains:
- a CDS encoding lamin tail domain-containing protein, whose translation MKSLMLRKLLGLALLLVLSGCLNAAPDAPGSAQAPAPADESSQQDGRQQDGSQQDDGPQGWQTVRRPYVIADGEVQLHFTRPGIVRDGGEDPEADDAIAEAIRGAQTSVDLCLYEFNRPEIVDAAVEAANNGVEVRFVGDGDELEDEGYVRLEHAGVEMALRKPHDRIMHNKFAVIDNRIVFTGSMNYSENGVMRNNNNLLRIESTDLADIYAQEFQQMYDERKFGRSKEPLGISLPVGIGNRPAEVYFSPQDDAAERVRDLLQEADTRVFFMIFSFTHGDISDDLIALADSGVEVVGIFDESQARGRYSVDEKLAEAGLPVFIDGNENAIGFAGGKLHHKVMLIDPGTDSDPVVVTGSYNWSKNATENNDENILVLHGPEYAAPYLEEFCKNLEVARPHPDIQVKPPNPCANLFTPVRINEFMPNPDGADSDNEWVEIVNTGTAPIDLTGWQLGDGLRKARHVFGDVVLPRGGSIVVYSGGATAQNPRTVASTGYLGLANNADEIVLRDEHDVVIDRVAYKSAESGISFNRDPDGGKEGDFVTHDTLGTGLESSPNRRADGTAWAGQPQVIINELFPNPSGTDDGNEFIELVNAGSASVNLQDWQLGDSVAGDRHVFSARTLGPGESVVVFDSGSHTSIANAITSSSGTLSLNNTGDTITLVDHLGRHVDQVQYAGSTDGASLNRQTDGSPLAAMVDHDTIGSALGSSSPGTRVDGSLWTRADLETRVIINEVFPNPDGSDAGQEFVEIINVGTQTADLSGWTLGDAVVSDRHTFPSDTRLAPDGVIVVFDSGTHDTVSGAVSASSGNLSLNNSGDVITLFDTGGEPVDAVHYDNATSGKSLNRLDDGNPDSPLDYHDQVSGAVGNSSPGLRADGSAW comes from the coding sequence ATGAAGAGTTTGATGCTCCGAAAGCTGCTCGGCCTGGCCCTCTTGCTTGTCCTGAGCGGATGCCTCAACGCCGCCCCCGACGCCCCGGGCAGTGCCCAAGCGCCCGCCCCGGCCGACGAAAGCAGCCAGCAAGATGGCCGCCAGCAAGATGGTAGCCAACAAGACGACGGCCCGCAGGGCTGGCAGACCGTGCGCCGGCCCTACGTGATCGCCGACGGCGAGGTGCAGCTGCACTTTACCCGCCCGGGCATCGTGCGTGACGGCGGCGAAGACCCCGAGGCCGACGACGCCATCGCCGAGGCGATTCGCGGCGCGCAGACCAGCGTCGACCTGTGCCTGTACGAGTTCAACCGCCCCGAGATCGTCGACGCGGCCGTCGAGGCGGCCAACAACGGCGTAGAGGTGCGCTTTGTGGGCGACGGCGACGAGCTCGAAGACGAGGGCTACGTGCGCCTCGAGCACGCCGGCGTGGAGATGGCGCTTCGCAAGCCGCACGACCGCATCATGCACAACAAATTCGCGGTCATCGACAACCGCATCGTGTTCACCGGCTCGATGAACTACTCCGAGAACGGTGTGATGCGTAACAACAACAATTTGCTGCGCATCGAGAGCACCGACCTGGCCGACATCTACGCGCAGGAGTTCCAGCAGATGTACGACGAGCGCAAGTTCGGCCGCTCCAAAGAGCCGCTGGGGATCAGCCTGCCGGTGGGCATCGGCAACCGCCCCGCGGAGGTCTACTTCAGCCCGCAGGACGACGCCGCCGAGCGTGTGCGCGACCTGTTGCAGGAGGCGGACACGCGCGTCTTCTTCATGATCTTTAGCTTCACCCACGGCGACATCTCCGACGACCTCATCGCGCTGGCCGACAGCGGCGTCGAGGTGGTGGGCATCTTCGACGAGAGCCAGGCACGCGGCCGCTACAGCGTCGACGAGAAGCTCGCCGAGGCGGGCTTGCCGGTCTTTATCGACGGCAACGAAAACGCCATCGGCTTTGCGGGCGGAAAGCTGCACCACAAGGTCATGCTCATCGACCCGGGCACCGACTCCGACCCGGTGGTGGTCACCGGCTCGTACAACTGGTCGAAGAACGCCACCGAGAATAACGACGAGAATATCCTCGTGCTGCACGGCCCCGAGTACGCCGCGCCCTACCTCGAAGAATTCTGCAAGAACCTCGAGGTCGCCCGGCCCCACCCGGACATCCAGGTCAAGCCGCCCAACCCGTGCGCCAATCTGTTTACGCCGGTGCGCATCAACGAGTTCATGCCCAACCCCGACGGCGCCGACAGCGACAACGAGTGGGTCGAGATCGTCAACACGGGCACCGCGCCCATCGACCTGACCGGCTGGCAGTTGGGCGACGGGCTTCGCAAGGCCCGCCACGTCTTTGGCGACGTGGTGCTCCCGCGCGGCGGCTCGATCGTCGTCTACAGCGGCGGCGCGACCGCGCAGAACCCGCGCACCGTCGCCTCGACGGGGTATCTGGGGCTGGCGAATAACGCCGACGAGATCGTGCTGCGAGACGAGCACGACGTGGTCATCGACCGGGTGGCCTACAAGAGTGCCGAGTCGGGGATTTCGTTCAACCGCGACCCCGACGGGGGCAAAGAGGGCGACTTCGTGACCCACGACACGCTGGGCACCGGCCTCGAGAGCTCGCCGAACCGCCGCGCCGACGGCACCGCGTGGGCGGGCCAGCCGCAGGTCATCATCAACGAGCTCTTCCCCAACCCGTCGGGCACCGACGACGGCAACGAGTTCATCGAGCTGGTCAACGCGGGCAGCGCGTCGGTCAACCTGCAGGACTGGCAACTCGGCGACTCGGTCGCCGGCGACCGCCACGTGTTCAGCGCGCGCACCCTCGGCCCGGGCGAGTCGGTCGTGGTCTTCGACAGCGGCTCGCACACGAGCATCGCGAACGCGATCACCTCGTCGTCGGGCACGCTGTCGCTCAACAACACCGGCGACACCATCACGCTGGTCGACCACCTGGGCCGCCACGTCGACCAGGTCCAGTACGCCGGCTCGACCGACGGGGCGAGCCTCAACCGCCAGACCGACGGCAGCCCCTTGGCCGCGATGGTCGACCACGACACCATCGGCAGCGCGCTGGGAAGCTCGTCGCCGGGCACCCGCGTCGACGGCAGCCTGTGGACGCGCGCCGACCTGGAGACCCGCGTCATCATCAACGAGGTCTTCCCCAACCCCGACGGCTCGGACGCCGGCCAAGAATTCGTCGAGATCATCAACGTGGGCACCCAGACCGCCGACCTGAGCGGCTGGACGCTGGGCGACGCGGTCGTCTCGGACCGACACACCTTCCCCAGCGACACGCGCTTGGCGCCCGACGGCGTCATCGTCGTGTTCGACAGCGGCACCCACGACACGGTGTCAGGGGCCGTGTCGGCCAGCAGCGGCAACTTGTCGCTGAACAACTCGGGCGACGTGATCACCCTCTTCGACACCGGCGGTGAGCCGGTCGACGCGGTGCACTACGACAACGCGACGTCTGGCAAGAGTTTGAACCGCCTCGACGACGGCAACCCCGACAGCCCCCTCGACTACCACGACCAGGTGTCGGGCGCGGTGGGCAACAGCTCGCCGGGGCTTCGGGCGGATGGGTCGGCGTGGTGA
- a CDS encoding 2-oxo acid dehydrogenase subunit E2, which yields MSLRRKLAIATWASPREGNIYGKLTLDVTEAQRYIEHVRQTTGEKVTVTHLVGKAAAMALKKEPSLNGRILFRRFVPFETVDLSFLVTVEDGADLAKAKVERADEKSVADIAGELREQAGKLRRGNDEQFEKSKGPLKLMPRWMLPRFLWLVGWLTSALGLDLSNFGLDKFPFGSCIITSVGMFGIDEGYAPPTPFARVPVYLLVGAIKEQPTVIDGELAVREQLTITATVDHRFVDGYQLGTLANAFRQVFEDPWSLDGADKPAQLPEGEPTAVPVS from the coding sequence ATGAGCCTTCGACGCAAGCTCGCTATCGCCACCTGGGCGTCGCCCCGGGAAGGTAATATCTACGGAAAGCTGACCCTCGACGTCACCGAGGCGCAGCGCTACATCGAACACGTGCGCCAAACGACCGGCGAGAAGGTCACCGTCACGCACCTGGTCGGCAAAGCCGCCGCCATGGCCCTCAAGAAGGAGCCGAGCCTCAACGGGCGCATCCTTTTTCGGCGCTTCGTGCCCTTCGAGACGGTCGACCTCTCGTTTTTGGTCACCGTCGAGGACGGCGCCGACCTGGCCAAGGCCAAGGTCGAGCGCGCCGACGAGAAGTCGGTCGCCGACATCGCCGGCGAGCTACGCGAGCAGGCCGGTAAATTGCGCCGCGGCAACGACGAGCAATTCGAAAAGTCGAAAGGCCCGCTCAAGTTGATGCCCCGCTGGATGCTGCCGCGCTTTTTGTGGCTCGTCGGCTGGCTGACCAGCGCCCTGGGCCTCGACCTGTCGAACTTCGGCCTCGACAAATTCCCCTTCGGCTCGTGCATCATCACCAGCGTCGGCATGTTCGGCATCGACGAGGGCTACGCGCCGCCCACGCCGTTCGCCCGCGTGCCCGTCTATCTGCTGGTGGGAGCCATCAAAGAGCAACCCACCGTCATCGACGGCGAGCTCGCCGTGCGCGAGCAACTGACCATCACCGCCACCGTCGACCACCGCTTCGTCGACGGCTACCAACTCGGCACCCTCGCCAACGCTTTCCGACAAGTCTTC